The genomic segment ATCTGAAGCTGtgagatatttttttcctttgtcttattgctttcttcttctagttTATCAATTGTAGATTTCTTTAAAGGTACAATTTGATAAAGCGTATATATGTCAGTAAGTTCAGAAAATTGAATAAGGGAAAACTTTCTATTGAgtccatatataaaaaatgagacTTGAAAGGTAATCCATTATTTTCTATAGAAGTGTTATTGTAAAATAAACTGGCTTATACGATGATAGAGAGTTCCTAGTTGGTTTGAATTATATCGAACTTTCAGTTTCTTCCTGGTACGTGAGGGGAAAGTACTTGGTACGTGAGGAGAAAGAAGTCTTGAATATATAAACGTTTTCACACCGTTGACttaattttgtgattctttgtAGTCTTGAAGTCTTTAAGTCTTTAAGTCTTTAAGTCTTGAAGTCGTTGGTTTCATTTTCTGATTCTTTGAATTTGTTATCATCCTGGACCACCACAAGAAGTTGCGTTCTTTTTTCTGTACGATTTTGAAATAGTTCAAAAGACCACACTGCTTTGAATGATTCCAAGGTCAAGTGAGATTGACCTTTACTATATTTAGTCTGCATTACGTTATGGGGATTTCTCATAGGaatacagaagaagaaaaaagcttcAAGCTTCAATGGAACATGtcagttttttcttctttgcctgTGTCCTAACATTTGTACCATTTATCGCCTTAGCTCAGAAGGATACCTATGAGTTTCCTCCAACGTTCACCTGTGTAGCTCGTGGAGGAAACTTCACGGTCAACAGCAATTTTGCCGGCAATCTGGACGGCCTtgtctcctctctttcttcactCACACCCAAAGCTTATGGCTTCTACAACCTTTCTTCTGGTGACTCATCTGGAGAAAGAGCTTATGCAATTGGTCTGTGTAGAAGAGAAGTCAAAAGAGATGATTGTCTCAGCTGTATTCAGATAGCTGCAAGAAACCTCACTGAGCAGTGTCCACTGACAAAACAAGCTGTTGTGTGGTACACGCACTGTATGTTTCGTTACTCGAACAAGACAATCTATGGAATAAAAGAGACGACCCCAAATCTGTCATTTATTGCGGGCACAAACATATCAGCAAACAGAGATGAGTTTGTTCGTCTGCAGCTAGAGCTTTTGGACAAACTCAAAGGGATAGCAGCAGCTGGTGGGCCGAATAGGAAATATGCTCAAGGGAGCGGTTCGGGTGTGACGGGATACCCGAGATTCTACGGAAGTGCGTATTGTACACCGGATTTGTCTGAACAGGATTGTAatgattgtttagtttttgggtTTGAGGATATCCCACGTTGTTGTTATGGTCGGATTGGTCTTAGGTGGTTGTCTCCTAGTTGTAACTTCAGATTTGAGACTGGGAGGTTCTATGAGTTTGATGCCGATCTAGAGTCTGATCCACCTGCAATTCAGCCTGTTGATTCACCAACATCAGCTGCAAGAATTGAGAGAACAGGTACATAGAAATGCTTGAATAATgtgttctgctttttttttgaaatgtctATCTCTAAGATTTAAGGCAGTGAATGTTTTATTGCAGGAAAGGGCAGAGGTGGATCTAAAGTCATTATCGCAATAATTATCCCAATAGTTCTTATTGCGTTATTTGCAAGTTTCCTATGCTTGGTCTTGTAttggaagaagaacaacaagtcTGTAGGTAGATTCAAAGGTAATACgttcttcttgtttttaatgttaTCTTGCTATGACGGATATGCTGTTAATACTTAGATCAACTGCAGAGAATGAGTTCTCAGATTCACTGCTAGTTAACTTCGAAACTTTAAAGGAAGCAACAGATAACTTTTCACCAGAAAACGAACTTGGACGTGGTGGATTTGGCTCAGTTTATAAGGTAGGTTTCTTTGAGGAAACTTCCAAACTGTAACTTCGGATTGTCTTGagagatttttattaaattaggaTTACGCATGTCTTTAGGGTGTGTTGTCTGGTGGGCAAGAAATCGCGGTGAAAAGATTATCGTGTACTTCAGGACAAGGAGACGTTGAATTCAAGAACGAAATTTTACTACTTGCAAAGCTTCAACATAGGAACTTGGTGAGGCTTTTAGGTTTCTGCATAGAAGGACAAGAAAGAATCCTTGTCTATGAGTTCATCAAGAACGCTAGTCTTGACAATTTCATTTTCGGTAATCATTTGCTAGCTCCATATGATCATCTTACCATTCTTTTTTCCACTCGTATGTTAATCTTTGTGCCGTTGCAGATATTGAGAAGCGTCAATATTTGGATTGGGGAGTACGATACAAAATGATTGGAGGAGTAGCTAGAGGACTTCTTTATCTACATGAAGACTCTCGTTTCCGGATAATTCACCGTGATCTGAAAGCTAGCAACATTCTTTTGGACCAACAAATGAATCCGAAAATCGCAGATTTTGGTTTAGCTAAACTCTTTGACACAGACCAAACTTCGACAAATCGATTCACAAGCAGAATTGCAGGAACCTAGTTAgtaaattcatttaaattacttaataaaatcatttaactTAGTAAGTAAATTCGTATAAAACGGTTATTTCATTTCGACTTGCAGTGGGTATATGGCTCCAGAATACGCGATGCACGGACAATTCTCGGTGAAGACAGACGTTTTCAGCTACGGTATATTAGTCATTGAGATCATTACGGGAAAGAGAAACAACAATGGTCGATCTAATAATGATGAAGATGCAGAAAATCTCCTTAGTTGGGTGAGTACACAACCAAACCGGTAATTATATTTGAGGTTTCAGTTTGCTTCATCGTGTTGTGATCATTCTGTTTGTTTGTCAGGTATGGAGAGGCTGGCAAGACGACACTATACTAAGCGTGATCGATGCCAGTTTAACTACGGGATCAAGAAACGAGATCTTGAGGTGCATACACATTGGTCTTTTATGTGTTCAAGAAAGTTCAGCGACTAGACCAACAATGGATTCGGTTGCTCTTATGCTCAACAGCGATTCTTATACTCTCCCAACGCCTTCTAGGCCTGCGTTTGTGGTAGAGAGTAGTGTCATGCCCTCGAATGTTTCTTCTTCGACAGAGCCGTTACTAATGTCGTCGAATGATGTCACTGTTTCTGAGTTATCTCCTCGTTAGGGAGCTCAATCTTCAATTCTACTCAGAAAGCCTGTAAACGGCTTTTGTTTCTGTGAACTTTTTTTCAGTTAGCCTTGGCTTCATAGCTCTTTCCTTTAGTTTCTATACACTTGCATATGTGATATGTCATTAGCGGTAATTATGCTTTGCAAATTCgattttattatgtttaaaatcatataaactagCAATGGAATTCAGGACCAAGCTTTGTGGACCCttggagtatttttttttttatggagaGTGATGTTTCTTTATTAGTAGATGAAGCCTAGTAGCCACATTCTCTcaattaaactaatatttttgtaacttttcattTATAATCACCTAATCCACTAATTGAATCAATTATGTAAATTCTTAAACCGATCTGGCATTGTATAAGCAGAGCTTCATTATATGCTTTAGTGCCACACTGGCCAGTGCATCCACTAAGAAATAATTTAATGTCATGCAAACAAGATTACTACAAAATTAACGTTGGCTAATTATTGGATTTTAGGCGAGTAAACAACATTTTAAGGAGTACAGTTTTAAACATCAAGATATGCAAAATTTATGTCACGTGCAATAAAATATAGAGAAGACCCATCCTAATCAAATGTGCGATACTTTGACCACATGAGTCAATGTGGCGGCCAAAGGCAACAACAAGCATTTAAGCTTCTAgttaccaataaaaaaatttcgtATACAAAGCCAACTGCTCCACTTGCTTGTACAATGGGAATATAGTATTACTTTCTTAAttattctaaatttctaatgtTGATCAACCATTTGTTAAATCCTCATCATTCTTAAATATTGACTATGGACTAAGGACATCAGAAGTAGTCCATATACTCTATACTATATATGAATGTAATCTTGTAAATTTATCCAAAGTAGTAACGaagattttataaaacacaattttctttcttaataaCATTTGGACCGTTTAAATATCTAATTATCATGTATtaaccaatgtttttaaaaccggaccggtaaCTGAACCGGGAAAACTTCTGGATCATGAGTCAATATGGTTCGACCGGAGTCAACCgggttcaattgattttgatgatatttttataaataataggtaTGGATATGTCTTCTATTTTTTCCAATGATTataactatgatataattggatataccaaataaaataattcaataatcataatgtttttaaaaaagtattaaaaagtaataaactcaAACTGTAACAAACTCAAAGTATAACCAGTActagtaaaatattttagaaattcaaatctaaaagcAATAAGATAATAAGAGTGTAGAACATGCAATCTTCATTCTCTAAGAAACCCTACTATTGCTAATTTGCTaagaagaaaactacaaaaagtaattaattaaattaattgtactcaaatttacaaaaaaaaaaataaaaccc from the Camelina sativa cultivar DH55 chromosome 12, Cs, whole genome shotgun sequence genome contains:
- the LOC104731399 gene encoding cysteine-rich receptor-like protein kinase 28; amino-acid sequence: MEHVSFFFFACVLTFVPFIALAQKDTYEFPPTFTCVARGGNFTVNSNFAGNLDGLVSSLSSLTPKAYGFYNLSSGDSSGERAYAIGLCRREVKRDDCLSCIQIAARNLTEQCPLTKQAVVWYTHCMFRYSNKTIYGIKETTPNLSFIAGTNISANRDEFVRLQLELLDKLKGIAAAGGPNRKYAQGSGSGVTGYPRFYGSAYCTPDLSEQDCNDCLVFGFEDIPRCCYGRIGLRWLSPSCNFRFETGRFYEFDADLESDPPAIQPVDSPTSAARIERTGKGRGGSKVIIAIIIPIVLIALFASFLCLVLYWKKNNKSVGRFKENEFSDSLLVNFETLKEATDNFSPENELGRGGFGSVYKGVLSGGQEIAVKRLSCTSGQGDVEFKNEILLLAKLQHRNLVRLLGFCIEGQERILVYEFIKNASLDNFIFDIEKRQYLDWGVRYKMIGGVARGLLYLHEDSRFRIIHRDLKASNILLDQQMNPKIADFGLAKLFDTDQTSTNRFTSRIAGTYGYMAPEYAMHGQFSVKTDVFSYGILVIEIITGKRNNNGRSNNDEDAENLLSWVWRGWQDDTILSVIDASLTTGSRNEILRCIHIGLLCVQESSATRPTMDSVALMLNSDSYTLPTPSRPAFVVESSVMPSNVSSSTEPLLMSSNDVTVSELSPR